CTCACCGGCGACTACCTGTTCGCGCACGCGTCGGCGCTGGTCGCGGACCTGGGCACGCGGGCCGCGCGGATCATCGCGGAGACCTTCTCCGAGCTGGTCACCGGCCAGATGCGGGAGACCATGGGGCCGCGCGAGGGCGAGAACCCGATCGCGCACTACCTGACCACCATCGCGGAGAAGACCGGGTCGCTGATCGCCACGGCCGCCCGGTACGGCGCGATGTTCTCCGACGTCACCCCGGCGCAGGTCGAGGCGCTGCGCACGTACGGGGAGATCATCGGGGCGGCGTTCCAGATCTCCGACGACGTCATCGACATCGCGTCGCCGTCCTCGGAGTCGGGCAAGACGCCCGGCACGGACCTGCGCGAGGGCGTGAAGACGCTGCCCATGCTGTACGCGCTGGCCGACGAGCCGGAGTCCCGCCTGGCGTCGCTGCTGGCCCAGCCGCTGACCGACGACGCCGAGGTCGAGGAGGCCTTGGAGCTGCTGCGGGCGTCCTCGGGGTTGGCTCGGGCGCGGGCCACGCTGGACGATTACGCGAACCGGGCTCGGGCGACGCTGAAGGACCTGCCGGCGGGTGTGGCGCGGGACGCGCTCGAGTCGGTCAGCGAGTACGTGGTCACCCGCACGCACTGAGCTATTCGATCGGGGCGAGCAGCCGGGACCGGCGGCGCGAGCGGAGCGCGTCCAGCGTGAACACCGCGAGCGCCGCCCACACCATCGCGAAACCGAACCAGCGGGACGCGGGCATCGGCTCGTGCGCCACGAACACGCCCCACGCGAACTGCAGGATCGGCGCGAGGTACTGGAGCATGCCCATCGTGGTCAGCGGCACCCGGCGGGCGCCCGCGCCGAACAGCATCAGCGGCACCGCGGTGACCAGGCCCGTGGACGCGAGCAGGGCGGCGTGCCCGAAGCCGTGGTCGAGGAAGGTGCCCGCGCCGCCCAACCACACCAGGTAGCCGATGGCGACCGGGCCGAGCACCATGCTCTCCGCGGTCAGGCTGGAGGTGGCGTCCAGCGGCACGGTCTTCTTGATCAGCCCGTAGAGCCCGAACGAGCACGCCAGGACCAGCGAGATCCACGGCAGCCGGCCGTAGTCCACCGCCAGCACCACCACGGCCGCCACCGCGATGGCCAGCGCCGCGTACTGGAGGCCGCGCAGCCGTTCCCGCAGCACCAGCACCCCGAGGACCACGCTGACCAGCGGGTTGATGAAGTAGCCCAGGGCCGCCTCGACGACGTGGCCGGTGTTGACCGCGTAGATGTAGACGCCCCAGTTCGCCGCGATCAGCGCGGACGCGGCGGCCACCATCAGCCAGCCGCGCCGGGACAGCCTCCGCAGCCCCGACCACCGGCCCAGCACCGCCGTGACCAGCACCATGAACGCCAGCGACCAGGCGATCCGGTGCGCCAGGATCTCCGTCGACCCGGCGGGTGCGAGCAGCGGCCAGAAGGCCGGGAACATGCCCCAGATGACGTAGGCGCCGGCTCCGAAAGCGATACCCTTGTTGCTCTGGTGAACATCTGCCGAAGTAGCGGTGGAGTTCGTCAACGGCGGCACACGGACCACTCTACGCGAGCCGTTTTGGCTGGTCAGTTGCTCCGAACGGCCTACTGTTCCACTATGGGCGCAGGGCCGCGTGGTCGGACGCGCCGGACCCCGTGGTCAGGGTAGTTTTGCAACCGCTTCCACTACCGGGTGAAGGCTCGGCAGCGGAGCGTGTCGGGGATGTCAGGGTTGTGCGGTGGGAGGGTTGGGGCGTGAGTTCGCTCTTCGGACAGGTGTGGCTGTGGAGCCTGCTGTCGTTCGTGGCAGGCGTCGCGCTGACCTGGCTGGTCCTGGTCCGGCCCGCGAAGAAGGAGTTGCAGGAGGTGGAGGAGCGCCTGCTGGGCGCGGCCCCGCGTCCGGTGGCCCCCGTCGTCGCCCCCGCACCGCGTCCCGCCGAGCCGGCGCGGGACGAGTTCGACGACTGGCACCGGTCGTCCTCCCCGGTCGACGACCTGCTGCGGGACGACGACCCGCCGCGCTACGACGTGGCGAACCTGAAGCTCGACGAGCGTGACCGGCTGCTGGAGGAGTTGGACGACGAGCACCGCCCGCTGTCGGACTTCGAGGAGCAGCACGACTTCCCGGAGTACGAGGACGACCGCCCGCGCAGCCTGTTCGAGCGCCTGACCCCCGGCACGGACCAGACCTCGGCTGCCGGCGGCCCCGCCGCTCCCGCTCCTGCTTCCGGTCAGCCTGCCGCTCCGACTCCCTTCGCGGCCTCCGCCCCCGCGGCGTACGGTGCCGCCACCCCCTCCGACGAGCCGGAGGAGCTGCCCGCCGAGGAAGCCCACCTCCTGCCGCCCGCGCAGCCCGTCGCCGAGGTGGCGGTGCCACGCGAGCCCGAGCCGACCGCCCCGCCGGAGGTCGAGGCCTTCCAGCCGCGCGAGGTGTGGCGGGAGGAGCCGGAGCAGGTCGTCTACGGCGAGGACGAGGACCCGGCCGAGGGTCCCGAGCAGGAGGACGAGCCCGAGCGGCCCGCCGAGCAGACCACCCTCATCCCGGCGACGGCACTGGCCCAGGCGATCGCCGAGGTCGACGCCCGCACCGAGGACAGCGCCGCGGCGGAACCCGCCCCGCAGGAACCGGCCTCCGAGGCACCCGCCTCCTTCTCCGAGGAACCCGCCCGCCGCGACGAGCCGCAGCAGCTGTGGCCCGACCGCGACCTGACCGGCGAGTACCCGGTGATCCGCGCGGAACTGCCGACCCAGGAGCCGGACCTGCCCGCCGCGGAGTCCACCACCGAGTCCACGACGGTCCTGGACGCCCACGCCATCGCCGCCCACACTCCGGCCCCCGTTGCCGAGGAGCCCCCGGCGGCCCCCGAGCCGCAGCCGGAGCCCACACCCGAACCGGCGGCGCACGCCAGGCCCGAACCGGCCGCCGAGCAGCCCTTCGTGCCGACCTTCCAGCCGGAACCGACCTTCCAGCCGGAACCGACCTTCCAGCCGGAACCAACCTTCCAGCCCGAGCCCACGTTCCAGCCCGAGCCGGTTGCCCAGACCGAGCCCGAACCGGCATCCGAGCCCCAGCAGCCGCAACCGGCACCGCAGGCCGAGCCGGCACGCCCGCGCTCCCTCTTCGAGCCGGTCCTGACCCCCGACGACGAGATCCAGGACGAGCCCCCGGCCCCGCCGAAGCCCAGGCCCGCCGCCCCCGGCAACGACCAGCCGTTCGTGCCCAAGCTCGCCCCGGAACTGCTGGAGGCCAAGAACAACGGCGGCCTGCCGCAACGCCCGGTCCGCCCGGCCGGCTCGCGCACCACGCCACCCCCGCCGCCGACCCCGGCACCGCAGCCGATCACCCCGCCGCCCCCGGCCCGCCCGGTCCGGCCGCGCCCGGTCGGCTTCAGCCCGAGCACCGGCGGCCGTCCGGCGAACACCACCACCCGCTACCAGCAGCCGGAGGGCTTCAACCCGCGCTCGCCGTTCGGTCCGGGTTCGGTGCTGCCGAAGTCCGACGGGAAGGCCCCGGCCCCGGACTTCCAGGTGAAGGCCACCCTGACCGGCCGCCGCTACTTCACCTCGGATTCAGCCAACTTCAGCGAAACCCGGGCGGACGTCTGGTTCCGCACCATCTCCGACGCCGAAAAGGCGGGCTTCCGGCCCGCGCCCTAGACGCGCGCCCGAGACGTCCCCGGGGAGGGAACGCGAGAAGGGCCCCTGCTCCGGGAGGCGGAGCAGGGGCCCTTCCGTGGGCTGGAAGTCACCTACACGACGGTCCAGGTGTCCTTGCCGCGCAGCAGCGCCGCGAGGTCGGGGGCCTTGGCGGCGCGGGCCTCCGCGACCTGCGCGCGGGCCGCGTCGTCGTAGGTGGTGCGGGCGACGTTGCGGAACACGCCGGTCACGGTGTGCTGCAGGTCCTGCGTGGACAGGCGGGACAGCGCGAACGACAGGTTCAGGTCCGAGGCGTCGTGCACGACGATGTCGGACTCGTCCACGTCGGCGGTCTTGGCCACGGTCAGCCCGAACCCGTCCCGCACGACCGCGTACTCGCCGCCGCCGAACACGATCGGCTGCCCGTCGACCACGTTGATGATCCGCCGGGAGGCCTCGTCGGCGTCCTTGAGCACGTCGAACGCGCCGTCGTTGAAGATCGGGCAGTTCTGGTAGATCTCCACCAGCGCCGACCCGCGGTGCTCGGCGGCCTGCCGCAGCACCTCGGTCAGCCCGACCCGGTCGGAGTCCACGGCCCGGCCCACGAACGACGCCTCCGCGCCCAGCGCCAGCGACACCGGGTTGAACGGGTGGTCCAGCGACCCGTACGGCGTGGACTTGGTGACCTTGCCCTCCTCGGAGGTGGGCGAGTACTGGCCCTTGGTCAGGCCGTAGATCCGGTTGTTGAACAGCAGGATCTTGAGGTTCACGTTCCGGCGCAGCGTGTGGATCAGGTGGTTGCCGCCGATGGACAGCGCGTCGCCGTCACCGGTCACCACCCACACCGACAGGTCCGGCCGCGCCACGGCCAGGCCGGTCGCGATCGCGGGCGCGCGGCCGTGGATGGAGTGCATGCCGTAGGTGTTCATGTAGTACGGGAACCGCGACGAGCAGCCGATCCCGGAGACGAACACGATGTTCTCGCGCTTGAGGCCCAGCGTGGGCAGGAAGGACTGCACGGCGTTGAGCACGACGTAGTCGCCGCAGCCGGGGCACCAGCGGACCTCCTGGTCCGACTTGTAGTCCTTGGCCTTCTGCGGCTCGTCCGACGTCGGAACCCCGTCGAGACCCCCCAAACCCGGCAGACCCAGGTCGATCGCCGTCATTCGGACACTCCCTTGATCACGTCGGCGAGGACGTCCTGCAACTCCTCCGCCTTGAACGGCAGGCCCTGCACCTTGGTGTAGCTGATCGCGTCGACCAGGTACTTGGCGCGCAGCAGCAGCGCGAGCTGGCCGAGGTTCATCTCCGGCACCACGACCTTGTCGTAGCGCGCGAGCACCTCACCGAGGTTCTTCGGGAACGGGTTGAGGTGGCGCAGGTGGGCGTGCGCGACCGGCATCCCCAGCTTGCGCACCCGGCGGGCCGCCGCGCCGATCGGGCCGTAGGACGAGCCCCAGCCGACGACCAGCACCCGAGCCTCGCCGGACGGGTCGTCCACGACCACGTCGGGGACCTCGATGCCGTCCACCTTCTGCTGCCGCAGCCGCACCATCTTGTCGTGGTTGGCCGGGTCGTAGGAGATGTTGCCGGTGCCGTCGGACTTCTCCAGACCGCCGATGCGGTGCTGGAGGCCCGGCGTGCCGGGCACGGCCCACGGGCGGGCCAGCGTCTCCGGGTCGCGCAGGTACGGCCAGAACTCGCCG
This DNA window, taken from Saccharothrix variisporea, encodes the following:
- a CDS encoding polyprenyl synthetase family protein — encoded protein: MTSSERAGTGFRFADPVLAEVVQAGLTEVEELLRKVVQSEFHPVMETSLHLVDAGGKRIRPLFTILSAQFGSTWDREAVIKAAAVVELTHLATLYHDDVMDEATMRRGAASANAKWDNSIAILTGDYLFAHASALVADLGTRAARIIAETFSELVTGQMRETMGPREGENPIAHYLTTIAEKTGSLIATAARYGAMFSDVTPAQVEALRTYGEIIGAAFQISDDVIDIASPSSESGKTPGTDLREGVKTLPMLYALADEPESRLASLLAQPLTDDAEVEEALELLRASSGLARARATLDDYANRARATLKDLPAGVARDALESVSEYVVTRTH
- the rarD gene encoding EamA family transporter RarD codes for the protein MVRVPPLTNSTATSADVHQSNKGIAFGAGAYVIWGMFPAFWPLLAPAGSTEILAHRIAWSLAFMVLVTAVLGRWSGLRRLSRRGWLMVAAASALIAANWGVYIYAVNTGHVVEAALGYFINPLVSVVLGVLVLRERLRGLQYAALAIAVAAVVVLAVDYGRLPWISLVLACSFGLYGLIKKTVPLDATSSLTAESMVLGPVAIGYLVWLGGAGTFLDHGFGHAALLASTGLVTAVPLMLFGAGARRVPLTTMGMLQYLAPILQFAWGVFVAHEPMPASRWFGFAMVWAALAVFTLDALRSRRRSRLLAPIE
- a CDS encoding 2-oxoacid:ferredoxin oxidoreductase subunit beta encodes the protein MTAIDLGLPGLGGLDGVPTSDEPQKAKDYKSDQEVRWCPGCGDYVVLNAVQSFLPTLGLKRENIVFVSGIGCSSRFPYYMNTYGMHSIHGRAPAIATGLAVARPDLSVWVVTGDGDALSIGGNHLIHTLRRNVNLKILLFNNRIYGLTKGQYSPTSEEGKVTKSTPYGSLDHPFNPVSLALGAEASFVGRAVDSDRVGLTEVLRQAAEHRGSALVEIYQNCPIFNDGAFDVLKDADEASRRIINVVDGQPIVFGGGEYAVVRDGFGLTVAKTADVDESDIVVHDASDLNLSFALSRLSTQDLQHTVTGVFRNVARTTYDDAARAQVAEARAAKAPDLAALLRGKDTWTVV